In Rosa chinensis cultivar Old Blush chromosome 1, RchiOBHm-V2, whole genome shotgun sequence, a genomic segment contains:
- the LOC112182267 gene encoding LOW QUALITY PROTEIN: DNA (cytosine-5)-methyltransferase DRM2-like (The sequence of the model RefSeq protein was modified relative to this genomic sequence to represent the inferred CDS: deleted 1 base in 1 codon), with translation MRSEYPEKNKRKLCESSLLKRKRIMGHGNQIIGEDADAIHLPNPMIGFRTLADLCQIHRSLPEAATGPPYFYYENVASTPKGVWSTISRFLYDMKPEFVDSKFFCAAARKKGYVHNLPIKNRFPLVPLPPQTIFGAFPMTRRWWPTWDDRTKLNCLQTCIASATITERIMKALKDYDEDEIPPESVCRYVLYECRKWNLVWVGKKKVAPLEPDEVEMLLGFPRDHTRGISRTDRYKSLGNSFQIDAVAYDPLVLKDRFPNGINVLSLFSGIGGAEIALYRLGIPMKNVVSVEILEVSRNVMRCWWEQTNQRGNLYHLADVQDFNADRLEHYISSFGGFELVIGGSTCNNLVSSNRHHRDGLKGKESSLFYDYFRILDLVKGIMARYN, from the exons ATGCGGAGTGAGTATCCTGAGAAGAATAAAAGGAAACTTTGTGAATCTTCATTGCTGAAAAGGAAAAGGATTATGGGACATGGAAACCAGATCATAGGGGAAGATGCTGATGCAATTCATCTCCCAAATCCAATGATTGGGTTCCGGACTCTAGCTGATCTCTGTCAAATCCACAGAAGTCTTCCAGAGGCAGCCACaggacctccttatttttactatGAGAATGTGGCATCGACTCCTAAAGGAGTTTGGAGCACAATATCCCGCTTTTTGTATGACATGAAGCCTGAGTTTGTTGATTCGAAATTTTTTTGTGCTGCTGCAAGAAAAAAGGGCTATGTTCACAATCTTCCAATTAAAAACAGATTTCCTCTCGTTCCCCTTCCACCACAAACTATATTTGGTGCATTTCCCATGACAAGGAGGTGGTGGCCTACTTGGGATGATCGGACAAAGCTAAATTGCTTACAGACTTGCATTGCTAGTGCAACAATTACTGAGAGGATCATGAAGGCTCTTAAAGACTATGACGAAGATGAAATCCCACCTGAAAGTGTCTGTCGCTATGTTCTGTATGAATGCCGCAAGTGGAATCTTGTTTGGGtaggaaag aaaaaggtgGCCCCACTTGAGCCTGATGAAGTAGAAATGCTTTTGGGGTTCCCAAGGGACCACACAAGGGGAATAAGCAGGACAGATAGATATAAGTCACTGGGAAATTCATTTCAG ATTGATGCAGTGGCTTATGACCCGTTAGTTTTGAAAGATCGATTTCCCAATGGCATCAatgtcctctctctcttctctgggATTGGTGGTGCAGAGATAGCTCTTTACCGGCTTGGTATCCCGATGAAGAATGTTGTGTCAGTGGAGATTTTAGAGGTGAGCAGAAATGTTATGAGGTGTTGGTGGGAGCAGACAAACCAGAGAGGAAACTTGTATCACCTTGCTGATGTGCAAGATTTCAATGCTGACCGCTTAGAGCATTATATCAGTTCCTTTGGTGGGTTTGAACTGGTGATTGGTGGCAGTACATGTAACAATCTTGTGAGTAGCAACAGACACCATCGGGATGGGCTTAAGGGTAAAGAGTCTTCTCTTTTTTATGACTATTTTCGTATATTGGATTTGGTCAAGGGTATTATGGCAAGATACAATTGA